The following coding sequences are from one Tubulanus polymorphus chromosome 12, tnTubPoly1.2, whole genome shotgun sequence window:
- the LOC141914212 gene encoding juvenile hormone acid O-methyltransferase-like: MNPNAELYSNASDGNRNWAANVLSTIDFKPGGYSNVLDIGCGSGEVTNTILSKLDNVEHLTAFDKYESMVDFARSKNPNPKIEYLVADLTDPDSYGADWRRKFDLVTSFMVLHWTPNQYKNLENIKRLLSVNGEVVLVLITSSMMVHMCDVDKLEKWSPYFQGFTPDWSLEPSWEEYSEWRSPDIVSGYRRMAESLGFAVKRCEITTRDYTFSDRESAKQWFGAILPHVKRIPESKLAEFMDDALGVYMRKVPVDENATLHMAASAVVVHLQIIS; the protein is encoded by the exons ATGAATCCGAACGCGGAACTTTATTCGAATGCTAGCGACGGCAACAGAAATTGGGCCGCTAATGTTTTATCGACCATTGATTTCAAGCCGGGTGGTTACAGTAATGTATTGGATATAGGCTGCGGTAGCGGTGAAGTCACTAATACCATACTGAGTAAATTGGACAACGTCGAACATCTTACCGCTTTTGATAAG TACGAATCTATGGTCGATTTCGCCCGTTCGAAAAATCCGAATCCTAAAATCGAATACCTGGTCGCCGACTTGACCGATCCCGACTCGTACGGAGCGGACTGGCGACGGAAATTCGACTTGGTCACGTCGTTCATGGTTCTTCACTGGACTCCGAATCAATATAAGAacttggaaaatataaaacgtcTACTCTCCGTTAACGGGGAAGTCGTCCTCGTGCTGATTACGTCATCAATGATGGTTCACATGTGCGATGTAGACAAATTGGAAAAATGGTCTCCGTATTTCCAG GGATTTACACCGGACTGGTCGTTGGAGCCGAGCTGGGAGGAATACAGCGAATGGAGGTCTCCGGATATAGTCAGTGGATATCGCCGAATGGCTGAATCATTGGGGTTCGCTGTTAAACGTTGTGAAATCACAACTCGTGATTACACATTTTCCGATCGCGAATCTGCAAAAC aatggttCGGCGCAATTTTACCGCACGTAAAACGAATTCCCGAATCGAAACTAGCCGAGTTCATGGACGACGCGCTCGGTGTTTATATGAGAAAAGTTCCAGTCGATGAAAATGCCACGTTACACATGGCAGCTTCCGCTGTTGTGGTCCACCTGCAAATCATATCTTAG